In Persicobacter psychrovividus, the genomic window TTGCAAAAAAAGCAACTTCTAATTTCTTGGGAGACTCGAAGGAGGTGATAAAGAGTAATATCATCATCAATGACGAGCTCAAGCAAATGATTCCTGCGCTACAAAAAGAAGAGTATGAGCAGTTGGAGGCGAATATCCTTGAGGAAGGACTTAGGGAACCGATATTAATTTGGAAAACAGACGGCCAATATGTGCTCGTGGATGGTCATAACCGTTACAGCATCACCCAAAAACACCAACTTCATTTTGACTTCAAGCTTCTTGAGTTTAAAAATATGGAGGCGGCTAAAGACTGGATGATCAATAATCAGCTTGGCCGAAGAAACCTCACTGACGAGCAACGTGCCTATTTTATAGGCTTGCGCTATCAGCGAGAAAAGGGGACACAAGGTGGACAAAAGAGAACGGGGGACCAACACCAGGTTGCTACTTCAGTAAAAACGGAGGTGCGTCTTGCCGAGGAATACAAGACTTCACCGAAATCTGTCAGGAATAATGCAGACTATGCCACAGGCGTTGATCTGATTGGAAAGACCGACCCAGCCCTGAAGGAGTCTATCCTTTCGGGGGATACGAAAATTCGAAAATCAGATGTTCAAGGCCTTGCAAAACTTACCGAAACTGAAGTTAAAGAGCAGGCTGAAACTATTCAACAACTGATCAGCAAGCATAAACCTCTGAAAAAACCATCGGTTAAAAAGACACTTACGCCTACTGATATTAAGAAAAAAGAAATCAACAAAGTATTACGCCGCATTGATTCAAACTCAACGCCAGAAGACTTTCACCAGCTTCGTAACTTAATTGATCAATTACAAGAAATTACAAACTCACCAACATAAAAAAAGGGATTTCAATTTAGTATTGAAATCCCTTTTTATTTTATCAGCTGATCTTAAACATAAAGATCGGCGTCGATATTTACACTCTCAAAAATTTTCTTGGTAATCAAGGTTGTCGCTCCAAGACAGCCCGCCCTAACATCAATATCAGAAATTACGATGTCCACATCATCCTTCATCTCCGTAAGTGAACTGTGCATAATTGCCGACCGAATAGGGTAGAGTAGGGCGTCTCCCATTTGAGAAAGTTTACCACTTAAAATGACCTTTTCAAGATTCAAAAGGTTAATCAAAGTACCAATGCTCTTTCCAATATATTTACCCGCTTCTTCTACAAGCTCCAGACTAAACTGATCTCCGCGCTGAACTGCATCCAATAAATCTTCCAGTACGATCTGGTCAAAATCTCCATGATACTTTTTGGCAATGATACTTGGCCGACCTTCTTTCAGTAACCGGACAGCTTTATTGATCAGCCCTCGCCCTGAAGCCACGGTTTCCAGGCAACCAATCTTTCCACAAGAACAAATATCGCCACCTTCAACAACGCGAATATGACCAATTTCCCCTGCAAGACCAGAGTGCCCACCATAGAGTTCACCTCCGAGAATCAGCCCCATACCTATTCCCCAGTCAAGGTGAATACAGCCAGCATCTTCCGTTTCCTTGGCTTTTCCAAAGTACTTCTCGCCCAGGGTAACCGCGTTCACATTGTTTTCCAGTGCCACCTCGAAACCAAGTTTTTCCTGTAACAACTCCTGAAGCGAAGAGGTGGAATCTTTAAAATAAGTCAGTGACTTACCACTTTTCGCATTGACCAAGCCCGAGATTGCAAAACCAACCCCGAGAATTTTATCCCTTGGGATCTCATTTTTGGAAATCAATTCATCAATCCGGTTTGAAAGCGTATTGATCGTATTTTCCTCATCATTCAAATCAACACTCGCATACTCAATAAAATCCAGCTCCTCTTCTTTAAGGTTCAGCAGAATCATACGCGATTTACGCGCACCAAGAGTAATACCCAAAGTATATCCTCCCGTAGGATTCAACTGATAGAGGGTCGCCGGACGGCCAACCTTGGAGTTCTGCACTTCAGCAACCACAATATAGCCTTCATCAGCCAACTCTTTGGTCAGCGAAGAGGCCATCGGAAGCGTCAACTGCGTCTCATTGGCAATGTCAGATGGAGACAATAGGGGATGAGCGCGAAAAAACCTTAAAATCTGGTTTTTCCGTATCTGCTTTTTTATAGATATTTTACTAACAGATGGGTCCATTTAGATGTTATATAGTCGATGATCCCTGTAATTAGCGATCATTTCAATCAAAATAAATTAATAATTCTCAAAATAGCCTTAAATATTCCCAAATCCAATGAATAAAATTGCTTTTTTTATTTAATACGGCCTAATTCTATCCATTTTTAATTTAAAACTGTTGGTTTTGCCTATTTTTTTAGATACCTTCGTAATGAAGGGGGAATATTAACCCTTTAATTAATAAAGAAGCTTATTTAATATAATCATATAACATAATGGAGACGCAATTCAATACTTTAAATGAAAACGAGTTGGGTTTAAACATGGAAAACTTCCTAACAGATCGGGAATTTGAACATTTAAACACTACCATTTATGAAGATGCCAAAACAGGTTCTAAATGGATTGCTCAGGAAATTATTTCTTTGATCAAAAAACGCCAGCAGGAAAACAAAACGGTTGTCTTGGGTTTAGCCACGGGTTCGTCTCCATTGAAAGTTTATGAAGAATTAATCCGCGCACATAAAGAGGATGGGTTAAGCTTTGAAAATGTCATCACATTCAACCTTGATGAATATTATCCGATGTTACCTGAATCGGTACATTCATATGTTCGATTCATGAAAGAAAACCTTTTCGATCATATCGACATCAAGGAAGAAAATACACACCTTCCTGATGGAACATTAAGTATGGAAGAGGTGCCTGAATTCTGCCGAAATTATGAATTACAAATTCGCCAGGCGGGAGGAATAGACATCCAACTTTTGGGTATTGGTCGAACAGGACACATTGGTTTCAATGAACCAGGTTCTGGTATTCGTTCAAGAACAAGAATGGTTACACTCGATCAGTTAACCAGAAGAGATGCCGCGCCAAGTTTTGGTGGGATAAATAATGTACCCCGCCGCGCAATTACGATGGGTGTGGGCTCGATTATGGAAGCCCGAAAAATTTTACTAATGGCCTGGGGTAACGGAAAAGCACCAATTATCCGTGAGGCAGTTGAAGGTCCGATTACAGAAAGTGTTCCGACAACTTTTCTTCAGGAACACCCTAATGTAGATGTTATTCTGGACGAAGCGGCGGCGGAGAAATTGACCCGAATTGATTTCCCTTGGCTTGTTCGTGATATTGTCTGGACTGATGCCATGATTAAGAAAGCGGTTTGCCATTTATCCATTTCTTTGGGAAAACCAGTTTTAAAACTTACAACTGAAGATTATAACGAGCATGGCTTGGATCAGCTCGTAACCATTTACGGCCCAGTGCACGATATAAATATCAAGGTTTTCAACATGCTTCAGCATACCATCACAGGTTGGCCTGGAGGAAAACCGAATGCTGATGACTCACAACGTCCCGAAAGAGCTCAGCCAGAATCAAAAAGGGTTTTGGTATTTTCGCCACATCCCGACGATGATGTGATTTCAATGGGAGGTACCATTCAGCGATTGGTAGATCAGGGCCATGAAGTACATATCGCCTACCAAACATCGGGTAATATTGCCGTGATGGATGATGATGCCCGCCGTTTTGCAAAATTCACCAAAGCTTTCAATGATCGCTTCAAAATTTCAACACAGGAATCCTGCTCTTTGCATAAAGAAATTATCGGTTTCCTTGACATGAAAGAAACGGGTGATATTGATACGCCAAGTGTTCGATCGATCAAAACCTCTATCCGTCA contains:
- a CDS encoding ParB N-terminal domain-containing protein; translated protein: MAKEKNVAKKATSNFLGDSKEVIKSNIIINDELKQMIPALQKEEYEQLEANILEEGLREPILIWKTDGQYVLVDGHNRYSITQKHQLHFDFKLLEFKNMEAAKDWMINNQLGRRNLTDEQRAYFIGLRYQREKGTQGGQKRTGDQHQVATSVKTEVRLAEEYKTSPKSVRNNADYATGVDLIGKTDPALKESILSGDTKIRKSDVQGLAKLTETEVKEQAETIQQLISKHKPLKKPSVKKTLTPTDIKKKEINKVLRRIDSNSTPEDFHQLRNLIDQLQEITNSPT
- a CDS encoding ROK family protein → MSPSDIANETQLTLPMASSLTKELADEGYIVVAEVQNSKVGRPATLYQLNPTGGYTLGITLGARKSRMILLNLKEEELDFIEYASVDLNDEENTINTLSNRIDELISKNEIPRDKILGVGFAISGLVNAKSGKSLTYFKDSTSSLQELLQEKLGFEVALENNVNAVTLGEKYFGKAKETEDAGCIHLDWGIGMGLILGGELYGGHSGLAGEIGHIRVVEGGDICSCGKIGCLETVASGRGLINKAVRLLKEGRPSIIAKKYHGDFDQIVLEDLLDAVQRGDQFSLELVEEAGKYIGKSIGTLINLLNLEKVILSGKLSQMGDALLYPIRSAIMHSSLTEMKDDVDIVISDIDVRAGCLGATTLITKKIFESVNIDADLYV
- the nagB gene encoding glucosamine-6-phosphate deaminase, producing MENFLTDREFEHLNTTIYEDAKTGSKWIAQEIISLIKKRQQENKTVVLGLATGSSPLKVYEELIRAHKEDGLSFENVITFNLDEYYPMLPESVHSYVRFMKENLFDHIDIKEENTHLPDGTLSMEEVPEFCRNYELQIRQAGGIDIQLLGIGRTGHIGFNEPGSGIRSRTRMVTLDQLTRRDAAPSFGGINNVPRRAITMGVGSIMEARKILLMAWGNGKAPIIREAVEGPITESVPTTFLQEHPNVDVILDEAAAEKLTRIDFPWLVRDIVWTDAMIKKAVCHLSISLGKPVLKLTTEDYNEHGLDQLVTIYGPVHDINIKVFNMLQHTITGWPGGKPNADDSQRPERAQPESKRVLVFSPHPDDDVISMGGTIQRLVDQGHEVHIAYQTSGNIAVMDDDARRFAKFTKAFNDRFKISTQESCSLHKEIIGFLDMKETGDIDTPSVRSIKTSIRQEESIAACRYIGIEESRVHFLNLPFYETGRVKKLPLGDNDIQIITDIIQEIQPHQIYAAGDLADPHGTHRVCLDGIFAALNGLKNEESMQNCWVWLYRGAWHEWPINEIEMAVPMSPYQVLRKRKSIFYHESQKDGVVFQGSDSREFWQRAEERNKETAHLYNQLGLAEYEAMEAFVRYHFID